A single genomic interval of Salinarchaeum sp. IM2453 harbors:
- the hisF gene encoding imidazole glycerol phosphate synthase subunit HisF, whose amino-acid sequence MTLTKRIIPCIDVDLDEDGNAAVYTGVNFEDLKYTGDPVEMAKRYNEAGADEFVFLDITASAEGRETMLDTVSAVADECFIPLTVGGGIRTKEDIKETLRAGADKVSINTGALNNPKLINNGAAAFGSQCIVISVDAKRRFDEQGEHYAQIDGESCWFECTIKGGREGTGRDVIEWANEAESRGSGELFINSIDADGTKDGYDIPLTRAVCDTVNTPVIASSGCGGPEDMYEVFAEANADAALAASIFHFDEYGINECKQYLDERGIPVRR is encoded by the coding sequence ATGACACTCACAAAACGCATCATTCCATGTATCGATGTTGACTTAGATGAAGATGGGAACGCAGCCGTTTATACTGGGGTAAACTTTGAAGACCTCAAGTATACAGGAGATCCCGTTGAAATGGCTAAGCGATACAACGAGGCAGGCGCTGACGAGTTCGTCTTTCTCGATATTACCGCATCTGCTGAAGGTCGTGAAACGATGCTTGATACGGTTTCTGCGGTTGCCGATGAATGTTTCATTCCGCTTACTGTCGGAGGTGGAATTCGAACAAAGGAAGATATCAAAGAAACGCTACGTGCTGGAGCCGATAAAGTCTCGATCAATACTGGAGCATTGAATAACCCTAAGTTAATTAACAACGGTGCAGCGGCATTTGGTTCACAATGTATTGTCATTTCCGTTGATGCTAAACGGCGCTTCGATGAACAGGGAGAGCATTATGCACAGATCGACGGTGAATCATGCTGGTTTGAATGTACAATCAAAGGCGGCAGAGAAGGAACTGGTCGCGATGTGATTGAATGGGCAAATGAAGCAGAATCACGTGGCTCCGGTGAATTATTCATCAACTCCATCGATGCAGATGGAACAAAAGATGGCTATGATATTCCACTTACTCGAGCTGTTTGTGATACGGTAAATACACCAGTTATTGCGTCTTCAGGTTGTGGTGGTCCAGAAGACATGTACGAAGTTTTTGCTGAGGCTAATGCTGATGCTGCTCTTGCAGCGTCGATTTTCCACTTTGACGAGTATGGAATCAATGAGTGCAAACAGTACTTAGACGAACGTGGAATTCCGGTTCGCAGATAA
- a CDS encoding DNA-directed RNA polymerase subunit L: protein MDLRVIDHSDNELSIEIAGESHTFMNVLKGALLETEGVTAATYDMNPEQSGGQTDPVLTIKTEPGVDPLDALEDGASQVREKTDAFTSAFEAAT, encoded by the coding sequence ATGGATCTTCGCGTTATCGATCATAGTGATAATGAACTTTCAATTGAAATTGCCGGAGAGAGTCACACATTTATGAATGTTCTGAAGGGTGCGCTACTAGAAACAGAAGGAGTTACTGCGGCGACATATGACATGAACCCGGAACAGTCTGGTGGGCAAACTGATCCGGTGCTAACAATCAAGACCGAACCAGGTGTAGATCCCCTAGACGCACTTGAGGACGGTGCCAGCCAAGTCCGTGAAAAGACAGACGCATTCACATCCGCTTTTGAAGCAGCGACATAA
- a CDS encoding rhomboid family intramembrane serine protease gives METELLSYAFSGLLVIVFFISIALAFRFSDGHVRLRKRLKSRLIYGLPVGSMITIVTVLAVYLFLQGGIHDWDNPVVHPFRSWSYFYPTGTVASGFAHGSPSHLTSNLTTTLILAPIAEYIWGHYPDGQGGTNASRDQPWYRYPIIRACVLFPGAAFVIAVLTGAFSLGSVIGFSGVVFAFGGFAVVYYPIITVVGLLVVGVVRTILDGLVEPISFAGVTSTLPGWTSTAVQGHGLGFLIGVLLGITLLYHRNKRPRIFELFVALLIYGLTRGLWQIYRPLGGNEFVLYRALGVSVVLIGAVLVTATVVASKRPLFEGSSVTQREAGVISLVAILAFLIGPGIVTNLVIIDYHDEPADDELAVEDYIIGYDENAENPTEFVFDAPGTDETIERTSSGVYVASDQRQLWIMDTSQNQLRSTGTADIQIGGIGWRETVTAERDGLQVLGAQSVYAVELRHDDQLVTAYESNASTANIRIDNRSISFAPDIDDRFTITVEGSDGVEETASIPSVNESVEIGGIMFRASETNGTKFISAERDGTVTTVAQEE, from the coding sequence ATGGAGACGGAGCTTCTGTCTTATGCGTTTTCCGGACTTCTTGTTATTGTGTTTTTCATCTCGATCGCACTTGCGTTTCGGTTCAGTGACGGACACGTTCGTCTGCGAAAGCGGCTCAAATCGCGACTGATATATGGACTTCCCGTCGGTTCGATGATCACGATTGTGACGGTTCTTGCAGTATACCTCTTTTTGCAAGGCGGGATTCATGATTGGGATAATCCTGTTGTCCATCCTTTCAGATCATGGTCTTACTTTTATCCAACTGGTACAGTCGCCTCTGGATTTGCACATGGTTCTCCCTCTCACCTAACCAGCAATCTTACAACTACGCTGATCCTTGCGCCAATCGCTGAGTATATCTGGGGCCACTATCCAGATGGACAAGGTGGCACAAACGCTAGCCGTGATCAGCCGTGGTATCGGTATCCGATTATACGAGCTTGTGTTTTGTTCCCTGGTGCTGCGTTTGTGATTGCTGTGTTGACTGGAGCTTTTTCGCTTGGGTCAGTGATCGGATTTTCTGGTGTTGTATTTGCATTTGGCGGGTTTGCCGTTGTTTATTACCCGATTATCACAGTCGTCGGATTACTTGTCGTTGGTGTTGTTCGAACAATTCTTGACGGATTAGTCGAACCAATTTCCTTTGCTGGTGTAACATCAACTCTTCCTGGATGGACTAGCACAGCTGTTCAGGGGCATGGCCTTGGTTTTTTGATTGGTGTACTACTTGGAATTACGCTCCTCTACCACCGAAATAAACGTCCACGTATCTTCGAATTGTTTGTTGCACTCCTCATCTATGGACTTACTCGAGGGTTATGGCAGATTTACCGACCACTTGGCGGAAATGAATTTGTACTCTATCGTGCTCTCGGTGTGAGTGTCGTATTAATCGGTGCGGTTCTTGTTACTGCTACCGTTGTCGCGTCTAAACGGCCGTTATTCGAAGGCTCTTCTGTCACTCAGCGAGAGGCGGGTGTCATTTCATTAGTTGCTATTTTGGCTTTTCTGATTGGTCCCGGAATTGTGACTAATCTTGTTATCATCGACTATCACGATGAGCCAGCAGATGATGAGTTAGCTGTTGAGGACTATATCATTGGATACGATGAGAATGCGGAGAATCCAACAGAATTTGTGTTTGATGCCCCTGGTACTGATGAGACAATCGAACGAACAAGTAGCGGCGTCTATGTTGCTAGCGATCAGCGACAACTCTGGATCATGGATACGTCACAAAACCAACTTCGGTCAACCGGAACTGCAGACATTCAGATTGGCGGGATTGGGTGGCGTGAAACTGTTACTGCAGAGCGAGACGGATTGCAGGTTCTAGGTGCACAGTCGGTCTATGCTGTCGAGTTACGTCACGATGATCAGTTGGTCACAGCTTACGAATCCAACGCGTCAACAGCAAATATTCGCATTGACAATCGGAGTATCTCGTTTGCCCCCGACATAGATGACCGGTTTACAATTACGGTAGAGGGTTCTGACGGTGTCGAAGAAACGGCATCGATCCCGAGTGTCAACGAGTCAGTTGAGATTGGCGGAATTATGTTTCGAGCAAGCGAGACTAATGGTACGAAATTCATTAGCGCAGAACGTGATGGTACAGTAACAACAGTCGCCCAAGAAGAATAA